One genomic window of Candidatus Stygibacter australis includes the following:
- a CDS encoding DUF1232 domain-containing protein, producing the protein MTEEKNEQAQEIIVEINEDCKKTDDIYDNLRKKVNTFRKDKFQGKYGELIDYLLLLPDFMALMVRLAKDKRVQSTQKLMIGGIILYVISP; encoded by the coding sequence AGAAAAAAATGAACAGGCTCAGGAAATCATTGTAGAAATCAATGAAGATTGTAAGAAAACAGATGATATTTATGATAATCTTCGCAAAAAAGTGAATACCTTCAGAAAAGATAAATTTCAAGGAAAGTATGGCGAATTGATCGATTATCTTTTACTATTACCTGATTTTATGGCTCTGATGGTGAGACTTGCTAAAGATAAACGAGTTCAATCTACACAGAAATTAATGATTGGTGGGATAATTCTCTATGTGATCTCTCC